The following coding sequences lie in one Phalacrocorax aristotelis chromosome 2, bGulAri2.1, whole genome shotgun sequence genomic window:
- the LOC142052294 gene encoding uncharacterized protein LOC142052294 isoform X3 gives MSRRVPAQGTPRRRAAQAMGPRAAAGQVKAQQLQELWSRTERAERRLLACENLVGELGSNLAALGSLLQENGHLRQRLDNVENLLKNRNFWILRLPPDSRGEVPKVPVTFDDVSVYFNEQEWERLDRWQKDLYRAVMRGNYETLISLDYAVSKPDILSRIERDEELCVRDGHTEEDQEPPQTHIEEGQEHPPACTREGGEPPQAPEGTDEMEEALGGEEVPVAAGTDCAVSKPDVLSRIERDKELCVRDSEEPPRTHVEESQEAPQTHTEDNQEPLQTRTGDSREPLQPPEEMGKKKEALGEDKAPAEAGTGKLDLPILVMNVMSLSAQKAEPRREDQPKAEMEEDPPESSTEEGFLLGDEMECEGASPENVKVKEEEPEASQEASAPSPAPGIQKCPKSEQAKAKSKKKPSRCASSSLLMGNCRRGYVREWSHPCTECGKRFRLKINLIIHQRSHAKEGPYECTTCEISFADKRHLDRHQNIHIKDRAFGAKVWGNVHPELRIRPRGKFHGIFCGGAYSLSNGTYAGGPWLGQAKEELDRGQQSPKSRRKPVKKCSFCKKIFSCTFSLQRHLQTHLEHRPYCCAACKKCFTRKTHLSRHEKIHDRQKALAALQQPAAVAPAPQQQRAAPEALAGGSSGRVARSLASERNVSPAAAAGNAVLANVPLVSPAELRRAAKSCHLHDSGGRASRPVVRLGNRAEK, from the exons ATGTCCCGCCGGGTCCCGGCTCAG ggcaccccccGGCGCAGGGCAGCGCAGGCCATGGGGCCGCGGGCCGCGGCAGGCCAGGTAAAggcccagcagctgcaggagctgtggagCCGGACGGAGAGGGCCGAGCGGCGGCTGCTGGCCTGCGAGAACCTGGTTGGGGAGCTGGGCAGCAACCTGGCCGCGCTGGGCAGCCTCCTCCAGGAGAACGGGCACCTCCGGCAGCGCCTCGACAACGTGGAGAACCTCCTGAAGAACAGGAACTTCTGGATCCTGCGGCTGCCTCCCGACTCCCGAGGCGAGGTTCCCAAG GTACCGGTGACATTCGATGACGTTTCGGTGTACTTCAATGAGCAGGAGTGGGAAAGGCTGGACCGCTGGCAGAAGGACCTGTACAGGGCTGTGATGAGGGGGAACTACGAGACGCTGATCTCCCTGG ACTATGCCGTGTCCAAGCCTGACATCCTGTCCCGGATCGAGAGGGACGAAGAGCTCTGTGTCAGAGACGGTCACACCGAAGAGGATCAGGAGCCCCCGCAGACGCATATCGAAGAGGGTCAGGAGCACCCCCCGGCGTGTACCAGAGAGGGTGGGGAGCCCCCGCAGGCACCAGAAGGGACGGACGAGATGGAGGAGGCTTTGGGAGGAGAGGAAGTCCCCGTGGCAGCTGGCACAG ACTGTGCTGTGTCCAAGCCTGACGTCCTGTCCCGGATCGAGAGGGACAAAGAGCTCTGCGTCAGAGACAGTGAGGAGCCCCCGCGGACACACGTCGAAGAGAGTCAGGAGGCCCCACAGACGCACACTGAGGACAATCAGGAGCCCCTGCAGACACGTACTGGAGACAGTCGGGAGCCCCTGCAGCCACCAGAAGAGATGGGCAAGAAGAAAGAGGCTCTGGGAGAAGATAAAGCCCCCGCAGAAGCTGGCACGGGTAAGTTAG ATCTCCCCATCCTGGTGATGAACGTCATGTCCCTGAGTGCGCAAAAAGCGGAGCCGCGCAGGGAAGATCAGCCCAAGGCAGAGATGGAAGAGGACCCACCTGAGTCCAGCACCG AGGAAGGCTTTTTACTGGGAGATGAAATGGAGTGTGAAGGGGCGTCTCCTGAAAACGTCAAGGTGAAGGAGGAGGAACCCGAGGCGTCGCAGGAGGCTTCCGCACCCTCTCCCGCCCCAGGCATCCAGAAGTGCCCCAAAAGCGAGCAGGCCAAGGCCAAGAGCAAGAAGAAGCCGAGCAGGTGTGCAAGCAGCAGCCTGCTGATGGGCAACTGTCGGCGCGGCTACGTGCGGGAGTGGTCGCACCCCTGCACCGAGTGTGGGAAGCGCTTCCGCCTGAAAATCAACCTCATCATCCACCAGCGGAGCCACGCCAAAGAGGGGCCCTACGAGTGCACGACGTGCGAGATCAGCTTCGCGGACAAACGCCACCTGGACCGTCACCAGAACATCCACATAAAAGACAGGGCTTTTGGGGCCAAGGTCTGGGGGAACGTCCACCCAGAGCTGAGGATCCGGCCGAGGGGGAAGTTCCATGGGATTTTCTGCGGAGGCGCCTACAGCCTGAGCAACGGGACGTACGCTGGGGGGCCCTGGCTGGGCCAGGCCAAGGAGGAGCTGGACAGAGGGCAGCAGAGTCCCAAGTCTCGTAGGAAGCCTgtgaagaaatgcagtttttgcAAAAAGATTTTCTCTTGCACCTTTTCCCTTCAGCGGCACCTGCAGACCCACTTGGAGCACAGGCCATATTGCTGCGCCGCCTGCAAGAAATGCTTCACCCGCAAAACTCACCTCTCCCGCCACGAGAAAATACACGACCGCCAGAAAGCCCTGGCTGCGCTCCAGCAGCCCGCGGCCGTCGCGCCAGCgccccagcagcagagagcagccccGGAGGCGCTCGCCGGCGGCAGCAGCGGACGCGTTGCTCGCTCACTGGCATCGGAGAGGAACGTtagccccgcggccgccgcagGCAACGCGGTTCTGGCAAACGTGCCGCTGGTCAGTCCCGCCGAGCTCAGACGGGCAGCCAAGAGCTGCCACCTCCACGACTCGGGTGGCAGAGCCAGCCGGCCTGTGGTCAGACTAGGAAATAGGGCGGAGAAATGA
- the LOC142052294 gene encoding uncharacterized protein LOC142052294 isoform X1 yields the protein MSRRVPAQGTPRRRAAQAMGPRAAAGQVKAQQLQELWSRTERAERRLLACENLVGELGSNLAALGSLLQENGHLRQRLDNVENLLKNRNFWILRLPPDSRGEVPKVPVTFDDVSVYFNEQEWERLDRWQKDLYRAVMRGNYETLISLDYAVSKPDILSRIERDEELCVRDGHTEEDQEPPQTHIEEGQEHPPACTREGGEPPQAPEGTDEMEEALGGEEVPVAAGTGRSDCAVSKPDVLSRIERDKELCVRDSEEPPRTHVEESQEAPQTHTEDNQEPLQTRTGDSREPLQPPEEMGKKKEALGEDKAPAEAGTGKLDLPILVMNVMSLSAQKAEPRREDQPKAEMEEDPPESSTEEGFLLGDEMECEGASPENVKVKEEEPEASQEASAPSPAPGIQKCPKSEQAKAKSKKKPSRCASSSLLMGNCRRGYVREWSHPCTECGKRFRLKINLIIHQRSHAKEGPYECTTCEISFADKRHLDRHQNIHIKDRAFGAKVWGNVHPELRIRPRGKFHGIFCGGAYSLSNGTYAGGPWLGQAKEELDRGQQSPKSRRKPVKKCSFCKKIFSCTFSLQRHLQTHLEHRPYCCAACKKCFTRKTHLSRHEKIHDRQKALAALQQPAAVAPAPQQQRAAPEALAGGSSGRVARSLASERNVSPAAAAGNAVLANVPLVSPAELRRAAKSCHLHDSGGRASRPVVRLGNRAEK from the exons ATGTCCCGCCGGGTCCCGGCTCAG ggcaccccccGGCGCAGGGCAGCGCAGGCCATGGGGCCGCGGGCCGCGGCAGGCCAGGTAAAggcccagcagctgcaggagctgtggagCCGGACGGAGAGGGCCGAGCGGCGGCTGCTGGCCTGCGAGAACCTGGTTGGGGAGCTGGGCAGCAACCTGGCCGCGCTGGGCAGCCTCCTCCAGGAGAACGGGCACCTCCGGCAGCGCCTCGACAACGTGGAGAACCTCCTGAAGAACAGGAACTTCTGGATCCTGCGGCTGCCTCCCGACTCCCGAGGCGAGGTTCCCAAG GTACCGGTGACATTCGATGACGTTTCGGTGTACTTCAATGAGCAGGAGTGGGAAAGGCTGGACCGCTGGCAGAAGGACCTGTACAGGGCTGTGATGAGGGGGAACTACGAGACGCTGATCTCCCTGG ACTATGCCGTGTCCAAGCCTGACATCCTGTCCCGGATCGAGAGGGACGAAGAGCTCTGTGTCAGAGACGGTCACACCGAAGAGGATCAGGAGCCCCCGCAGACGCATATCGAAGAGGGTCAGGAGCACCCCCCGGCGTGTACCAGAGAGGGTGGGGAGCCCCCGCAGGCACCAGAAGGGACGGACGAGATGGAGGAGGCTTTGGGAGGAGAGGAAGTCCCCGTGGCAGCTGGCACAGGTAGGTCAG ACTGTGCTGTGTCCAAGCCTGACGTCCTGTCCCGGATCGAGAGGGACAAAGAGCTCTGCGTCAGAGACAGTGAGGAGCCCCCGCGGACACACGTCGAAGAGAGTCAGGAGGCCCCACAGACGCACACTGAGGACAATCAGGAGCCCCTGCAGACACGTACTGGAGACAGTCGGGAGCCCCTGCAGCCACCAGAAGAGATGGGCAAGAAGAAAGAGGCTCTGGGAGAAGATAAAGCCCCCGCAGAAGCTGGCACGGGTAAGTTAG ATCTCCCCATCCTGGTGATGAACGTCATGTCCCTGAGTGCGCAAAAAGCGGAGCCGCGCAGGGAAGATCAGCCCAAGGCAGAGATGGAAGAGGACCCACCTGAGTCCAGCACCG AGGAAGGCTTTTTACTGGGAGATGAAATGGAGTGTGAAGGGGCGTCTCCTGAAAACGTCAAGGTGAAGGAGGAGGAACCCGAGGCGTCGCAGGAGGCTTCCGCACCCTCTCCCGCCCCAGGCATCCAGAAGTGCCCCAAAAGCGAGCAGGCCAAGGCCAAGAGCAAGAAGAAGCCGAGCAGGTGTGCAAGCAGCAGCCTGCTGATGGGCAACTGTCGGCGCGGCTACGTGCGGGAGTGGTCGCACCCCTGCACCGAGTGTGGGAAGCGCTTCCGCCTGAAAATCAACCTCATCATCCACCAGCGGAGCCACGCCAAAGAGGGGCCCTACGAGTGCACGACGTGCGAGATCAGCTTCGCGGACAAACGCCACCTGGACCGTCACCAGAACATCCACATAAAAGACAGGGCTTTTGGGGCCAAGGTCTGGGGGAACGTCCACCCAGAGCTGAGGATCCGGCCGAGGGGGAAGTTCCATGGGATTTTCTGCGGAGGCGCCTACAGCCTGAGCAACGGGACGTACGCTGGGGGGCCCTGGCTGGGCCAGGCCAAGGAGGAGCTGGACAGAGGGCAGCAGAGTCCCAAGTCTCGTAGGAAGCCTgtgaagaaatgcagtttttgcAAAAAGATTTTCTCTTGCACCTTTTCCCTTCAGCGGCACCTGCAGACCCACTTGGAGCACAGGCCATATTGCTGCGCCGCCTGCAAGAAATGCTTCACCCGCAAAACTCACCTCTCCCGCCACGAGAAAATACACGACCGCCAGAAAGCCCTGGCTGCGCTCCAGCAGCCCGCGGCCGTCGCGCCAGCgccccagcagcagagagcagccccGGAGGCGCTCGCCGGCGGCAGCAGCGGACGCGTTGCTCGCTCACTGGCATCGGAGAGGAACGTtagccccgcggccgccgcagGCAACGCGGTTCTGGCAAACGTGCCGCTGGTCAGTCCCGCCGAGCTCAGACGGGCAGCCAAGAGCTGCCACCTCCACGACTCGGGTGGCAGAGCCAGCCGGCCTGTGGTCAGACTAGGAAATAGGGCGGAGAAATGA
- the LOC142052294 gene encoding uncharacterized protein LOC142052294 isoform X4 — MSRRVPAQGTPRRRAAQAMGPRAAAGQVKAQQLQELWSRTERAERRLLACENLVGELGSNLAALGSLLQENGHLRQRLDNVENLLKNRNFWILRLPPDSRGEVPKVPVTFDDVSVYFNEQEWERLDRWQKDLYRAVMRGNYETLISLDYAVSKPDILSRIERDEELCVRDGHTEEDQEPPQTHIEEGQEHPPACTREGGEPPQAPEGTDEMEEALGGEEVPVAAGTDCAVSKPDVLSRIERDKELCVRDSEEPPRTHVEESQEAPQTHTEDNQEPLQTRTGDSREPLQPPEEMGKKKEALGEDKAPAEAGTDLPILVMNVMSLSAQKAEPRREDQPKAEMEEDPPESSTEEGFLLGDEMECEGASPENVKVKEEEPEASQEASAPSPAPGIQKCPKSEQAKAKSKKKPSRCASSSLLMGNCRRGYVREWSHPCTECGKRFRLKINLIIHQRSHAKEGPYECTTCEISFADKRHLDRHQNIHIKDRAFGAKVWGNVHPELRIRPRGKFHGIFCGGAYSLSNGTYAGGPWLGQAKEELDRGQQSPKSRRKPVKKCSFCKKIFSCTFSLQRHLQTHLEHRPYCCAACKKCFTRKTHLSRHEKIHDRQKALAALQQPAAVAPAPQQQRAAPEALAGGSSGRVARSLASERNVSPAAAAGNAVLANVPLVSPAELRRAAKSCHLHDSGGRASRPVVRLGNRAEK; from the exons ATGTCCCGCCGGGTCCCGGCTCAG ggcaccccccGGCGCAGGGCAGCGCAGGCCATGGGGCCGCGGGCCGCGGCAGGCCAGGTAAAggcccagcagctgcaggagctgtggagCCGGACGGAGAGGGCCGAGCGGCGGCTGCTGGCCTGCGAGAACCTGGTTGGGGAGCTGGGCAGCAACCTGGCCGCGCTGGGCAGCCTCCTCCAGGAGAACGGGCACCTCCGGCAGCGCCTCGACAACGTGGAGAACCTCCTGAAGAACAGGAACTTCTGGATCCTGCGGCTGCCTCCCGACTCCCGAGGCGAGGTTCCCAAG GTACCGGTGACATTCGATGACGTTTCGGTGTACTTCAATGAGCAGGAGTGGGAAAGGCTGGACCGCTGGCAGAAGGACCTGTACAGGGCTGTGATGAGGGGGAACTACGAGACGCTGATCTCCCTGG ACTATGCCGTGTCCAAGCCTGACATCCTGTCCCGGATCGAGAGGGACGAAGAGCTCTGTGTCAGAGACGGTCACACCGAAGAGGATCAGGAGCCCCCGCAGACGCATATCGAAGAGGGTCAGGAGCACCCCCCGGCGTGTACCAGAGAGGGTGGGGAGCCCCCGCAGGCACCAGAAGGGACGGACGAGATGGAGGAGGCTTTGGGAGGAGAGGAAGTCCCCGTGGCAGCTGGCACAG ACTGTGCTGTGTCCAAGCCTGACGTCCTGTCCCGGATCGAGAGGGACAAAGAGCTCTGCGTCAGAGACAGTGAGGAGCCCCCGCGGACACACGTCGAAGAGAGTCAGGAGGCCCCACAGACGCACACTGAGGACAATCAGGAGCCCCTGCAGACACGTACTGGAGACAGTCGGGAGCCCCTGCAGCCACCAGAAGAGATGGGCAAGAAGAAAGAGGCTCTGGGAGAAGATAAAGCCCCCGCAGAAGCTGGCACGG ATCTCCCCATCCTGGTGATGAACGTCATGTCCCTGAGTGCGCAAAAAGCGGAGCCGCGCAGGGAAGATCAGCCCAAGGCAGAGATGGAAGAGGACCCACCTGAGTCCAGCACCG AGGAAGGCTTTTTACTGGGAGATGAAATGGAGTGTGAAGGGGCGTCTCCTGAAAACGTCAAGGTGAAGGAGGAGGAACCCGAGGCGTCGCAGGAGGCTTCCGCACCCTCTCCCGCCCCAGGCATCCAGAAGTGCCCCAAAAGCGAGCAGGCCAAGGCCAAGAGCAAGAAGAAGCCGAGCAGGTGTGCAAGCAGCAGCCTGCTGATGGGCAACTGTCGGCGCGGCTACGTGCGGGAGTGGTCGCACCCCTGCACCGAGTGTGGGAAGCGCTTCCGCCTGAAAATCAACCTCATCATCCACCAGCGGAGCCACGCCAAAGAGGGGCCCTACGAGTGCACGACGTGCGAGATCAGCTTCGCGGACAAACGCCACCTGGACCGTCACCAGAACATCCACATAAAAGACAGGGCTTTTGGGGCCAAGGTCTGGGGGAACGTCCACCCAGAGCTGAGGATCCGGCCGAGGGGGAAGTTCCATGGGATTTTCTGCGGAGGCGCCTACAGCCTGAGCAACGGGACGTACGCTGGGGGGCCCTGGCTGGGCCAGGCCAAGGAGGAGCTGGACAGAGGGCAGCAGAGTCCCAAGTCTCGTAGGAAGCCTgtgaagaaatgcagtttttgcAAAAAGATTTTCTCTTGCACCTTTTCCCTTCAGCGGCACCTGCAGACCCACTTGGAGCACAGGCCATATTGCTGCGCCGCCTGCAAGAAATGCTTCACCCGCAAAACTCACCTCTCCCGCCACGAGAAAATACACGACCGCCAGAAAGCCCTGGCTGCGCTCCAGCAGCCCGCGGCCGTCGCGCCAGCgccccagcagcagagagcagccccGGAGGCGCTCGCCGGCGGCAGCAGCGGACGCGTTGCTCGCTCACTGGCATCGGAGAGGAACGTtagccccgcggccgccgcagGCAACGCGGTTCTGGCAAACGTGCCGCTGGTCAGTCCCGCCGAGCTCAGACGGGCAGCCAAGAGCTGCCACCTCCACGACTCGGGTGGCAGAGCCAGCCGGCCTGTGGTCAGACTAGGAAATAGGGCGGAGAAATGA
- the LOC142052294 gene encoding uncharacterized protein LOC142052294 isoform X2 — protein MSRRVPAQGTPRRRAAQAMGPRAAAGQVKAQQLQELWSRTERAERRLLACENLVGELGSNLAALGSLLQENGHLRQRLDNVENLLKNRNFWILRLPPDSRGEVPKVPVTFDDVSVYFNEQEWERLDRWQKDLYRAVMRGNYETLISLDYAVSKPDILSRIERDEELCVRDGHTEEDQEPPQTHIEEGQEHPPACTREGGEPPQAPEGTDEMEEALGGEEVPVAAGTGRSDCAVSKPDVLSRIERDKELCVRDSEEPPRTHVEESQEAPQTHTEDNQEPLQTRTGDSREPLQPPEEMGKKKEALGEDKAPAEAGTDLPILVMNVMSLSAQKAEPRREDQPKAEMEEDPPESSTEEGFLLGDEMECEGASPENVKVKEEEPEASQEASAPSPAPGIQKCPKSEQAKAKSKKKPSRCASSSLLMGNCRRGYVREWSHPCTECGKRFRLKINLIIHQRSHAKEGPYECTTCEISFADKRHLDRHQNIHIKDRAFGAKVWGNVHPELRIRPRGKFHGIFCGGAYSLSNGTYAGGPWLGQAKEELDRGQQSPKSRRKPVKKCSFCKKIFSCTFSLQRHLQTHLEHRPYCCAACKKCFTRKTHLSRHEKIHDRQKALAALQQPAAVAPAPQQQRAAPEALAGGSSGRVARSLASERNVSPAAAAGNAVLANVPLVSPAELRRAAKSCHLHDSGGRASRPVVRLGNRAEK, from the exons ATGTCCCGCCGGGTCCCGGCTCAG ggcaccccccGGCGCAGGGCAGCGCAGGCCATGGGGCCGCGGGCCGCGGCAGGCCAGGTAAAggcccagcagctgcaggagctgtggagCCGGACGGAGAGGGCCGAGCGGCGGCTGCTGGCCTGCGAGAACCTGGTTGGGGAGCTGGGCAGCAACCTGGCCGCGCTGGGCAGCCTCCTCCAGGAGAACGGGCACCTCCGGCAGCGCCTCGACAACGTGGAGAACCTCCTGAAGAACAGGAACTTCTGGATCCTGCGGCTGCCTCCCGACTCCCGAGGCGAGGTTCCCAAG GTACCGGTGACATTCGATGACGTTTCGGTGTACTTCAATGAGCAGGAGTGGGAAAGGCTGGACCGCTGGCAGAAGGACCTGTACAGGGCTGTGATGAGGGGGAACTACGAGACGCTGATCTCCCTGG ACTATGCCGTGTCCAAGCCTGACATCCTGTCCCGGATCGAGAGGGACGAAGAGCTCTGTGTCAGAGACGGTCACACCGAAGAGGATCAGGAGCCCCCGCAGACGCATATCGAAGAGGGTCAGGAGCACCCCCCGGCGTGTACCAGAGAGGGTGGGGAGCCCCCGCAGGCACCAGAAGGGACGGACGAGATGGAGGAGGCTTTGGGAGGAGAGGAAGTCCCCGTGGCAGCTGGCACAGGTAGGTCAG ACTGTGCTGTGTCCAAGCCTGACGTCCTGTCCCGGATCGAGAGGGACAAAGAGCTCTGCGTCAGAGACAGTGAGGAGCCCCCGCGGACACACGTCGAAGAGAGTCAGGAGGCCCCACAGACGCACACTGAGGACAATCAGGAGCCCCTGCAGACACGTACTGGAGACAGTCGGGAGCCCCTGCAGCCACCAGAAGAGATGGGCAAGAAGAAAGAGGCTCTGGGAGAAGATAAAGCCCCCGCAGAAGCTGGCACGG ATCTCCCCATCCTGGTGATGAACGTCATGTCCCTGAGTGCGCAAAAAGCGGAGCCGCGCAGGGAAGATCAGCCCAAGGCAGAGATGGAAGAGGACCCACCTGAGTCCAGCACCG AGGAAGGCTTTTTACTGGGAGATGAAATGGAGTGTGAAGGGGCGTCTCCTGAAAACGTCAAGGTGAAGGAGGAGGAACCCGAGGCGTCGCAGGAGGCTTCCGCACCCTCTCCCGCCCCAGGCATCCAGAAGTGCCCCAAAAGCGAGCAGGCCAAGGCCAAGAGCAAGAAGAAGCCGAGCAGGTGTGCAAGCAGCAGCCTGCTGATGGGCAACTGTCGGCGCGGCTACGTGCGGGAGTGGTCGCACCCCTGCACCGAGTGTGGGAAGCGCTTCCGCCTGAAAATCAACCTCATCATCCACCAGCGGAGCCACGCCAAAGAGGGGCCCTACGAGTGCACGACGTGCGAGATCAGCTTCGCGGACAAACGCCACCTGGACCGTCACCAGAACATCCACATAAAAGACAGGGCTTTTGGGGCCAAGGTCTGGGGGAACGTCCACCCAGAGCTGAGGATCCGGCCGAGGGGGAAGTTCCATGGGATTTTCTGCGGAGGCGCCTACAGCCTGAGCAACGGGACGTACGCTGGGGGGCCCTGGCTGGGCCAGGCCAAGGAGGAGCTGGACAGAGGGCAGCAGAGTCCCAAGTCTCGTAGGAAGCCTgtgaagaaatgcagtttttgcAAAAAGATTTTCTCTTGCACCTTTTCCCTTCAGCGGCACCTGCAGACCCACTTGGAGCACAGGCCATATTGCTGCGCCGCCTGCAAGAAATGCTTCACCCGCAAAACTCACCTCTCCCGCCACGAGAAAATACACGACCGCCAGAAAGCCCTGGCTGCGCTCCAGCAGCCCGCGGCCGTCGCGCCAGCgccccagcagcagagagcagccccGGAGGCGCTCGCCGGCGGCAGCAGCGGACGCGTTGCTCGCTCACTGGCATCGGAGAGGAACGTtagccccgcggccgccgcagGCAACGCGGTTCTGGCAAACGTGCCGCTGGTCAGTCCCGCCGAGCTCAGACGGGCAGCCAAGAGCTGCCACCTCCACGACTCGGGTGGCAGAGCCAGCCGGCCTGTGGTCAGACTAGGAAATAGGGCGGAGAAATGA